One window of Methanocalculus alkaliphilus genomic DNA carries:
- a CDS encoding (5-formylfuran-3-yl)methyl phosphate synthase, with product MQLLVSPSSLEEAKFSLSADIIDVKRPAEGSLGANFPWVIRSIKELAGMKPVSAAIGDFSPKPGTAALAAYGAACAGADYVKIGLLFSDQDDARSVIQAVVRAIKPEFPEKTVVIAAYSDYERLNAISPFDMAQIAAEEGADVSMVDTGVKDGKSTFEFMDESELTEFTRENRRLNMKTALAGTLKFEDLPLLRRIDPDIIGVRGMVCGGDRSGVINPALVEKAIDLIRG from the coding sequence ATGCAATTGCTTGTCAGCCCGAGTTCTTTGGAAGAGGCGAAATTCTCTCTTTCAGCTGACATTATCGATGTGAAGCGTCCTGCAGAGGGATCCCTTGGTGCAAACTTCCCATGGGTAATCCGATCTATCAAGGAACTGGCCGGAATGAAGCCTGTATCTGCTGCCATCGGTGATTTCTCCCCGAAACCAGGAACAGCCGCGCTTGCAGCGTATGGTGCAGCCTGCGCAGGTGCCGATTATGTCAAGATTGGACTCTTGTTTTCAGATCAGGATGATGCGCGTTCGGTGATCCAGGCCGTCGTCAGGGCGATCAAGCCGGAGTTTCCTGAGAAGACGGTCGTCATCGCCGCATACTCAGACTATGAACGCCTCAATGCGATATCCCCGTTTGATATGGCACAGATTGCCGCCGAAGAGGGGGCGGATGTATCCATGGTCGACACAGGAGTTAAGGATGGGAAGAGCACCTTTGAGTTTATGGATGAGAGCGAGCTGACTGAGTTTACACGGGAGAACCGCCGGCTCAATATGAAGACGGCACTTGCCGGAACCCTCAAATTTGAGGATCTTCCCCTCCTCAGAAGGATAGATCCCGATATCATCGGTGTGCGGGGCATGGTCTGCGGCGGCGATCGATCAGGTGTTATCAATCCGGCACTGGTCGAGAAGGCGATTGATCTCATCCGGGGGTAA
- a CDS encoding HisA/HisF-related TIM barrel protein, producing the protein MMKLVCAMDLLGGQVVHGRSGNRSSYTPLTWGLSPTAEPGGYLNVIRPRYLYIADLDRIAGTGSHDELVLGFSGLVDRCYLDRGCRFPGDILRAPFIENVIGTETAGPDLSGFYGGYLSVDVKDGHVVPTGEDPVSLLSRAETMQFDGCIYLQITAVGSSSGIDPGEAARIRSATDLSLFYGGGVRGEEDLGILHDAGFDGAIIATALHTGAIPPDLIRRGLFC; encoded by the coding sequence ATGATGAAGCTCGTTTGTGCAATGGATCTCCTGGGTGGCCAGGTGGTGCATGGGAGGTCCGGGAATCGATCTTCCTATACACCGCTCACCTGGGGACTCTCCCCGACGGCGGAGCCGGGAGGATATCTCAACGTGATCCGTCCGCGGTATCTGTATATCGCTGATCTCGACCGGATTGCCGGAACCGGATCCCATGATGAGCTTGTTCTCGGCTTCTCCGGGCTCGTCGACCGCTGCTATCTGGATCGTGGATGCCGGTTTCCCGGTGATATCCTCAGAGCACCCTTTATTGAGAATGTCATCGGCACCGAGACGGCAGGGCCGGATCTCTCTGGTTTTTATGGCGGATATCTCAGTGTGGATGTGAAGGATGGGCACGTCGTCCCGACCGGTGAGGATCCGGTCTCCCTCCTCTCCCGCGCAGAGACGATGCAGTTTGATGGATGTATTTATTTACAGATCACCGCTGTAGGGTCTTCCTCAGGGATCGATCCCGGCGAGGCGGCGCGTATCCGATCGGCAACCGATCTCTCCCTCTTCTATGGAGGGGGTGTCCGGGGTGAGGAGGATCTTGGCATCCTCCATGATGCCGGGTTTGATGGCGCGATTATCGCAACTGCGCTTCATACCGGAGCCATACCACCTGATCTCATCAGGAGGGGTCTCTTCTGCTGA
- the tmk gene encoding dTMP kinase — protein MKEELSDIDPLFTREPGATWIGRVVRQAIAEEVDPIAEALLFVADHAMHCASVIRPALDDGRMVISDRYTDSRFAYQQVTLQGHLPDPRRWLAALHEGWSIQPDLTFLLVLPVHRALERLDENGTREHFEREEVLTAVWAEYLARAEAEPSRFILVDAEEERGVIASFVAEEIRRVYELRGRHP, from the coding sequence CTGAAGGAGGAGCTCTCCGATATTGATCCCCTCTTTACCCGTGAGCCCGGTGCAACATGGATCGGACGGGTCGTCCGTCAGGCCATCGCCGAGGAGGTCGATCCGATCGCCGAGGCGCTCCTCTTTGTTGCCGATCACGCGATGCATTGTGCATCGGTCATCCGACCTGCCCTTGATGACGGCCGGATGGTGATATCGGATCGCTATACCGATTCCCGGTTTGCATATCAGCAGGTAACCCTGCAGGGGCATCTCCCGGATCCCCGGCGCTGGCTGGCCGCTCTTCACGAGGGCTGGTCGATACAGCCGGATCTCACATTCCTTCTTGTTCTCCCGGTTCATCGTGCGCTTGAGCGGCTTGACGAGAATGGTACCCGTGAGCATTTTGAGAGGGAGGAGGTTCTCACCGCAGTGTGGGCGGAGTATCTGGCACGGGCAGAGGCGGAGCCTTCACGATTCATCCTGGTTGATGCCGAAGAAGAGAGGGGGGTGATCGCCTCCTTTGTTGCAGAGGAGATCAGGCGCGTTTATGAATT